A genomic region of Podarcis raffonei isolate rPodRaf1 chromosome 13, rPodRaf1.pri, whole genome shotgun sequence contains the following coding sequences:
- the LOC128401020 gene encoding olfactory receptor 14A16-like, whose amino-acid sequence MSNLTSISIFLLKEFSEVRKLQILHFFLFLGMYMTTVTGNLLIVAAVALDHHLHKPMYFFLTNLALMDVGSVSAIIPKSMVNSIMNSRSISYSGCVVQVFFFFFFSASDLSLLMVMAHDRFVAICNPLQYETIMHKAACIQMIVTVWITSLLYAMLHTCGTFANTFCSNTVNQFFCEIPKLLMLSCSNIYLVEAGFILIGVFIGIGCFIFIIITYMQVFAAVRKIPSVHGKKKALSTCLPHLTVVSVFVFTAIFAYARPPSSVSSDLDIYFSVIYTIIPPMLNPFIYSMRNKEIKTALWKLLHLGHSSKSIFRVL is encoded by the coding sequence ATGAGCAATCTTACTTCAATATCCATCTTTCTGCTGAAAGAATTCTCAGAAGTTCGAAAACTACAAATCTTACACTTCTTTCTGTTCCTAGGAATGTACATGACAACAGTGACTGGGAATCTTCTTATCGTTGCAGCGGTAGCCCTTGATCATCATCTGCACAAACCTATGTATTTTTTCCTAACAAACTTGGCACTGATGGATGTTGGCTCCGTTTCTGCCATCATACCGAAATCAATGGTCAATTCCATCATGAACAGCAGGTCAATTTCATATTCTGGGTGTGTGGTtcaagttttcttcttcttcttcttttcagcaTCAGACCTTTCCCTTCTAATGGTAATGGCACACGATCGGTTTGTTGCCATCTGCAACCCTTTACAATATGAGACAATAATGCACAAAGCAGCTTGTATTCAGATGATCGTCACTGTGTGGATTACAAGTCTTCTTTATGCCATGTTACACACTTGTGGCACGTTTGCAAACACCTTCTGTTCAAACACTGTCAATCAATTTTTCTGTGAAATCCCAAAGTTGCTGATGCTCTCCTGCTCTAACATTTACCTAGTTGAAGCAGGGTTTATTTTGATAGGGGTTTTTATAGGAATAGGATGCTTCATTTTCATCATCATAACATACATGCAGGTGTTTGCTGCTGTGCGCAAAATTCCTTCAGTACATGGTAAGAAAAAAGCCCTCTCAACTTGTCTTCCCCACCTCACAGTTGTCTCTGTGTTTGTGTTCACTGCAATCTTTGCCTATGCACGGCCTCCCAGTAGTGTTTCTTCTgatttggatatatatttttctgttatATATACCATAATTCCTCCTATGTTGAATCCATTCATCTACAGCAtgagaaacaaagaaatcaaaACTGCTTTGTGGAAACTCTTACATTTAGGGCATTCTTCTAAAAGTATATTTAGAGTTCTATAA